GTTCCCCATCAATGCGTTGGTCATGTGTCAGCTCACCCGGATTCGAGGATCGAGGACCGAGTAGAGGATGTCGGCCAGCATGTTGAAGATGACGGTCAGGATGCTGGTGACCAGGATGAAGCCCATCAGCGGATTGAGGTCGGTGGTGCGGAGCGCGTCCTGGAACACGGATCCCATCCCCTTCCACGCGAAGATCGTCTCCGTGATCACGGCACCGCCGATCAGCGATCCCACGTCGAAGGCGATGACGGTGGCGACGGGGATCATCGCGTTGCGGAAGGCGTGGCGCATGATCACGGTGCGCTCGGTGAGGCCCTTGGCCCGCGCGGTGCGCACGTAGTCCTGGTTCATCACCTCGAGGAGGCTCGCCCGCGAGTACCGCGAGTAGCTCGCGACGGAGATGAGCAGGATCGCGATGGTCGGCAGCAGGAGGTGCGTGTAGCTGTCGAGCATGCCCTGCCAGACGGAGCCGTTGAGGCCCGGGGTGACGGCGCCGACGGTCGCGATGGGGCGGCCGCGCGTGTTGGTCACGTAGTCGGGCCACACCTGCATGACGCGGTCGATGATGATCAGCAGCGCGACGAGCCCGCCGGTGATGCCGGCGCCGCGCGCGACGATGGGCTTGTCGTTCTGGCCGACCAGGTAGCCCACGACCACGCCGACGACGACGAATGCGACGATGAGCACGATGGTGATCCACCACGGGGCGGAGACGGTGAGCACGTACTGCAGCGGGTACCAGAGCGCGGCGCCGAGGGCGGCCATGGCGAGCGCCGAGTAGAACGCGCGACGGTTGCGCAGTCCCGTCGAGAGCGACGTGATGAGCACGGCGATCAGGGCGCCGAGGGCCGCGATGAGCACGATGCCGAGACCGGGTCGCGTGAACCAGTCCGTCGCGAGCAGGTAGATGAGCACCGCCGCCGTGATGACCGTCGCGGAGCCGAAGACGACGAGTCGCGGCTTCGGGTCGCCGCCGATGATGCTCATCCAGACGAAGCCCGAGACGAGCGACAGCACCACGATGAGGACCGGTGGGATCGACGGGTTCACGAGGAAGTCGTTGAAGCCGATGGCGACGTACTGCTTGAGGAGCACGGCGACGAAGAAGATCGGCAGGGAGAAGAAGAGGAACGACGCGAAGGTGACCGTGTAGTCGTACCCGCTGTACTGGCGGAGCGCGGTCGTCATGCCGATCGAGACGCCGATGATCACGGCGATGAGGGTGGCGATCGTCACCAGCTGGATCGTCTGGCCCGCGGCGTTGGCGATGAGGTCGTTGACTTCGCGGCCGTCGATGGCCTTGCCGAGGTCGATCTGGCCGATGAACACCTTGAACACGCCGCCCAGCCACAGGAAGTAGCGCAGCGGCGAGGGGACGTCGAGGTCGAGGAGGTCGACCCGGGCCGCGATGAGCGCGTCGCGGTTGGGCGACGGGTTCTCCCGCAGGTCCCCGAGCGGATCACCCGAGTTGGCCGCCAGGTTGTAGATGATGAAGCTGGCGCCCAGGAGGACGAAGAACGACGCGACGAGGCGTCTCAAGACGAAGGTAAGCACAGGGCGACGACGTCCCTTTCTGTGTTCGGCCAGGGCTCGTGACCCGACCCGACGAGAGCATACGCGGCCGGATCCGCGGATCACGAATCGGCAACGGACATGGAGAGGGTGCCGAGGCCAGGTGGCCTCGGCACCCTCGCACCCTCCCGTTCAGGGGACGGTGCTCACTGCTTCCGTGCTATTCGGCGGCGCTGTCCGCCGGGGCCCACTCCCAGTAGTTCCAGAAGTAGGTCGGCGACAGGAACGCCGGCTTGACGCCCGTGACGGTGTCGCTCCAGGCGGTGAGGCCCGGGAACTGGAAGATCGGCGTCGTCCAGCCCTGCTGCTGGATGATGGTCTCGGCCTGGATGACCAGCTCGCGCTGCTTGTCCTTGTCGGTCTCCGTGTCCAGCTGCTTGAACAGCGAGTCGACCTCGGGGTTCGACCAGCCGTAGTAGTTGTTGATGCCGCCGGTCTGGTAGTTCGGGCCGGACTCGCCGACGCCGAGGCTCACCGACTGCCATCCGAAGAGGGCGATGTCGTACGAGTCGGTCTTGCTGGAGAGGTCGGCGCCCCACGTCGCGCTGTTCACGTCGATGAGGTTGAAGCCGGCCTGGCTGGCCGACTGGCGCATGAGCTCGAACTCCTGCTGGCGACGGGTGTTGCCCTGGCCGTAGATGACGCGGGCGTCGATCGTGCCCGTGACGCCGGCCTTCGCGAGGTCCGCCTTGGCGCCCTCGATGTCAACCTTCTGGTCCTTGTAGCCGTTCTCCTCGACCGAGGCCTCGTAGTCCGGCGTGCCGGGCACGTAGACGTTCGAGTTGCGGAGCTCCGCGTCCTCCTGGAGGGGCTTGATCAGCTTGTCGAGGATCTCCTCGCGCGGCAGCGTCTTGAAGAACGCCTGGCGGACGAGCTTCGCCTTCTCGGCGTCGCCGCCGTACTTCGCGGGGTCGAACGGGCCGCCGTTGGTGACCTGGAGGTCGACGTGCTCGTACGTGCCCTCGGCCTGGCCCTTGTACTCGATGCCGCTGAGTCCCTGGACCTGCTGGAGGAGGTCGGCCGTGGGCTGACCGGATGCGATCTGGACCTCGCCGTTGGAGAGGGCCTGGATCTGCGCCTGCGGGTCCGAGATGAAGCGGACCGTGATCTTCTCGTACTTCGGCTTCCGGTCGCCGGTGTACTCCTTGTTGGCCGTCAGGGTGATGTACTGGTCGGCCTTGAGGTCGGTGATCGTGTAGGCGCCGTCGCTCAGGGTCTTCTGCGGCTCCGTCGGCATGTCCGAGTAGCGGTAGCCGTCGTTCCAGACCTTGGAGACCGGGGCGAGGACGCTGGCGTCCTTGTCCTGGATCGCCGTGATGAGCTTCTTCTTCGCGTCCTCACCCGACAGGTTCTCGTCGGGGAAGGCGAGCTGCGTGGTGCCGTGGGCCGAGACGCCGACGCCGTTGCCGGTCGCGATCTCCCAGTCGACGTACGGCTGGTCGTACGTGTAGGTGAGGCTGCGGCCGTCGTCGCCGATCTCGGGGGTCTTGGTGACCAGTCCGAGGCGGGTGTCGGGCACGGCGCCGGAGTTGAAGAAGACCTGGTCGTCGCCGGTGGAGACGGTGCCGTCCTCGTTCGTGGTGACGTCGTCGGTCGAGGCCGTGTTGACGTTGGTCGTGTTCGCGGCCCAGTTGAGCAGCATGTCCGCGGCGTCGACGGGCGTGCCGTCGCTCCACTTGACGCCCTCGTTGATCGTGAACTTGACCACGAGCGGGTCGTCGGAGACCTTCTCGTAGGTGCCGAAGTCGGTGTTCTTCTGGAGCGACGGGACGTCGTCGTAGTAGTTGAAGGACTGGTTCGTCAGGTACACGATGTTCGTGTTGGCGGTGGCGTTGCCGGTCGCCGACGCGTTGTTGTACTCGAGGAACGGGTCGTTCCAGGCCACGGTGATCTCAGTGCCGGCGATGACCTCGGACTGCTGAGCGGGCGCAGAGCAGCCGCTGAGTACGAGGGCACCGGAGACGATGACGGCACCAGCCGCTGCAAGGCGTCTGATTTTCAAGGTTCCTCCTGTGCATGGGAATGGCGCGGACCCACCGTGCGTGCGGTCGACCGCGCAGATAAGAATGACCCTAGGTACGCCTGGGAGTCTTTGCAAAAACTGGGCCCAAACGTTACACACCGGTAACGCGGACGCGCGGATCCGCGCGTGGGGGTCGGGATCCGTGCGTCCGGACGGCGGGGATCGCTCGCATCGGTCGTCGGTGACGACGGATAGCGTCGTCCGAGGGGCCGTCGGCCACGTCGGGCCCTCGGGGGGTCCAGCCGGGCCGCGCGCCTAGGATCGGCCCGTGCCCGACGCCCCCTCCCCCGCCGTCGCCCGACCGGCGGCGCTGCGCCCCGCCGCCCGCCGACGCATCCGGATCGAGGTCGCGATCGTGCTCGGGCTCTCGCTCGGCGCGAGCGCGGTGTACTCGGTGCTGCGGATCGTCGACCTCTCGACGCGACCGGAGGCGCTCGGCTCGCAGAGCGCCACCATCAACCGGAGCCTGAACGACCGGCAGGTGTTCGACCTCCTGTACCAGCTCCTCGACGTCGCCACGGCCCTCGTGCCGGTGGCGCTCGTGCTCTTCCTGCTCTGGCAGCCGGGCCGCAGCGCGTTCCGGCGCATCGGGCTCGACCTCTCCCGGCCGGGGCGCGACGTCGCCGCCGGCTTCGGGCTGGCGGCGCTCATCGGGGTGCCGGGGCTCGGGCTCTACCTCGCCGGGCGCGCGCTCGGGATCACGGTCGACGTGGTGCCGACCGCGCTCGACTCGTACTGGTGGACCGTGCCGGTGCTCGTGCTCGTCGCCCTGCGAGCGGCGCTGCAGGAGGAGGTGATCGTGGTCGGCTACCTCTTCACCCGGCTCGGTCAGCTCGGGTGGGGGCGCGGCCGGCTGGGCATGTGGAGCGTGATCCTCGTGGCGGCCGTGCTGCGCGGGAGCTACCACCTCTACCAGGGCTACGGGCCGTTCCTCGGGAACGTCGTGATGGGCGTCGTGTTCGGCTGGTGCTACGTGCGGTTCGGCAGGACGGCGCCGCTCGTGGTGGCCCACCTGATCCTCGACGTCGTGAGCTTCGTGGGCTACCCGGTCGCGCTGGCGCTGCTTCCCGGGGTGTTCGCGTGACAGGTGTTCGCGCGACGCCGGGGGCTCGACCCTGGCGCATCAGCCGCACCTGTGCCTAACCTGGGAGCGTCGCACGACGAGGTGCGGCCCCATCTCGAGGAGATCACATGGGCGACGCCGCTCATCCGACCGGGGACCCCCGGCCGGCCGTCGACTACCGGGAGGTCGAGGACTCGGCCAGGTTCCGGGAGCTGAAGCGCGCGCATCGCGGCTTCGTCTTCCCGCTGGCCGTGGCGTTCCTCGTCTGGTACTTCGCGTTCGTGCTGCTGTCGGACTACGCGCACGAGTTCATGTCCACGCCCGTGATCGGGAACGTGAACCTCGGGATCCTGCTGGGGCTCGGGCAGTTCGTGACGACCTTCGCGATCACCACCTGGTACGTGAGCCGGGCCAACTCGCGCTTCGACCCCATCGCCGCGGAGATCCGCGCCGACCTGGAGGAGCGGGAGCGGGTCGCGCTCGACGGGCCGCGCGGGTCCACGCCGCCGAGGCGCCGGAAGGGGGGCCGGCGGTGACCGCGGCGACCTCCGCCGTCATGGCGACGACGCCCACGACCGACACGGGCGATCCCGTCCTCAACATCTCGATCTTCGGCGCGTTCGTGGTGATCACCCTCGTGATCGTCTTCCGCGCGAGCCGGAACAACTCGACGGCCGCCGACTACTACGCGGCCGGCCGCTCCTTCACCGGGCCGCAGAACGGCACCGCGATCGCGGGCGACTACCTCTCGGCGGCCTCGTTCCTCGGGATCGTGGGCGCCATCGCCATCAACGGGTACGACGGGTTCCTCTACTCCATCGGGTTCCTGGTGGCCTGGCTCGTGGCGCTGCTGCTGGTGGCCGAGCTCATGCGCAACACGGGCAAGTTCACGATGGCCGACGTGCTGAGCTTCCGGCTGAAGCAGCGGCCCGTGCGGCTCGCGGCGGCGACCACGACGCTCGCGGTCTGCTTCTTCTACCTGCTGGCGCAGATGGCCGGCGCCGGCGGGCTCGTCTCGCTGCTGCTCGGGATCGACGACCGGCTCGGGCAGTCGCTCGTGATCGCCGTGGTCGGCGCGCTCATGATCGTCTACGTGCTCGTCGGCGGGATGAAGGGCACGACCTGGGTGCAGATCATCAAGGCGTGCCTCCTGATCGCGGGCGCCGCCGTGATGACCGTGTGGGTGCTCGCGATCCACGGGTTCAACGTGTCGGAGCTGCTGGGCGCGGCGGCCGCCGCGGCCGACAAGCCCGTGCTCGAGCCCGGCAACCAGTACGGGGCCACGGGGATCACGAAGCTCGACTTCCTGTCGCTCGCGCTCGCGCTGGTGCTCGGCACCGCGGGACTCCCCCACGTGCTCATGCGCTTCTACACGGTGCCGACGGCGAAGGAGGCGAGGCGCAGCGTCGTCTGGGCGATCTGGCTCATCGGGATCTTCTACCTCTTCACCCTGGTGCTCGGGTACGGCGCGGGCGCGCTGCTCGGGAGCGAGCGGATCCTCGCGGCCCCCGGCGGCGTGAACTCCGCCGCGCCGCTGCTGGCGCTCGAGCTCGGCGGGCCGATCCTGCTGGGCATCATCGCGGCGGTCGCGTTCGCGACGATCCTCGCGGTGGTCGCGGGGCTCACCATCACGGCGGCGGCGTCCTTCGCGCACGACGTGTACGGCAGCGTCATCAAGAAGGGCCAGGTCTCCGCCAACGGCGAGGTGCGGGTCGCGCGGATCACGGTGGTCGTGATCGGGATCGTGTCGATCCTCGCGGGCATCGGCGCCAACGGGCAGAACGTGGCGTTCCTCGTGGCGCTCGCGTTCGCGGTCGCGGCGAGCGCGAACCTGCCCACCATCCTGTACTCCCTCTACTGGCGGCGGTTCTCCACGCGGGGCGCCGTGCTCAGCATGTACGGCGGGCTCGGGACGGCGCTCGTGCTGATCGCGTTCTCGCCCGTGGTGTCGGGCGCGGAGACGTCGATGATCCCGGGGGCCGACTTCTCGTGGTTCCCGCTGAGCAACCCGGGGATCGTGTCGATCCCCGTCGGGTTCCTGCTCGGCTGGATCGGGACGGTGACGTCGACGCGCAAGGAGGACCCGCTCGTCGCGGCCGAGATGGACGTGCGGTCGCTCACCGGGCACGGCGCGGAGAAGGCGACGGAGCACTAGGCGCGGTCGGCTCCAGCCGGACGCACGACGAGGGCGGCGGGACCCCGGGTCCCGCCGCCCTCGTCGGTGCGTGCGTCGTGCGTCGGGCGTCGTGCGTCGTGCGTCAGCCGAGGATCAGGCGAAGGCCTCCGGCGGCGGGCAGGCGCAGAACAGGTTGCGGTCGCCGTAGGCCTGGTCGATCCGGCGCACCGGCGGCCAGTACTTGTCGCGCACGAGGGTCGACACGGGGTAGACGGCGCGCTCGCGCGTGTACGCGTGCGTCCACTCCCCCGCGATGACCGACTCGGCGGTGTGCGGCGCGTTCCGGAGCGGGTTGTCGTCGGCCGGCCACTCGCCCGCGGCGACCGAGTCGGCCTCCTGCTTGATGCCGATCATCGCCGCGATGAAGCGCTCGACCTCGGCGAGGTCCTCGCTCTCCGTGGGCTCGACCATGAGCGTGCCGGGCACCGGGAAGCTCATCGTGGGCGCGTGGAAGCCGTAGTCGACGAGGCGCTTGGCCACGTCGTCCACCGTCACGCCGGTCGCGGCCGTGAGCGGGCGGAGGTCGAGGATGCACTCGTGCGCGACCAGGCCGTCCTCGCCCGCGTAGAGCACCGGGTAGTGGTCGCGGAGGCGGGCGGCGATGTAGTTCGCCGACAGCACCGCGGCGCCGGTCGCCTGCTTCAGGCCCTCCGCGCCCATCATCCGGACGTAGGCCCAGCTGATGGGGAGGATGCTCGGCGACCCGTAGGGAGCCGCCGACACCGGGGCGCCGCCGTGCTCGATCGTGGAGACGACGCCGCCCTGCACGAGCGCGTGCACGTTGCGCTGCGCCTGCGGGTGGCCGGGCAGGAAGGGCGCGAGGTGCGCCTTCGCCGCGACCGGGCCGACGCCGGGGCCGCCGCCGCCGTGCGGGATGCAGAACGTCTTGTGCAGGTTGAGGTGCGAGACGTCGCCGCCGAAGTCGCCGAACCGGGCGAAGCCGAGCAGCGCGTTGAGGTTCGCGCCGTCGACGTAGACCTGGCCGCCGGCCTCGTGCACGGCCTCGCAGATCGCGCCGACCTCGTGCTCGTAGACGCCGTGGGTGGAGGGGTAGGTGATCATGAGCCCGGCGAGCTCGTCGCGGTGGGCGGCGATCTTCGCGCGCAGGTCGTCGAGGTCGACGTTGCCGAGCTCGTCGCACGCGACGACCACGACCCGCATGCCGGCCAGCACGGCGCTGGCCGCGTTCGTGCCGTGCGCGCTCTGCGGGATGAGGCAGACGTTCCGCGCGTCGTCGCCGTTCGCGAGGTGGTAGCCGCGGATCGCGAGGAGGCCCGCGAGCTCGCCCTGGCTGCCGGCGTTCGGCTGGAGGCTCACGGTGTCGTAGCCGGTGACGTCGGCGAGCCAGGTCTCGAGCTGGAGGACCAGCTCGAGGTAGCCCTCGACGTCGTCGGCCGGCGCGAAGGGGTGGATGGCCTGGAACTCGGGCCAGGTCACCGCCTCCATCTCGGTGGCCGCGTTGAGCTTCATGGTGCAGGAGCCGAGCGGGATCATGCCGCGGTCGAGCGCGTAGTCCTTGTCGGAGAGGCGCTTGAGGTACCGCATCATGCCGGTCTCGGAGCGGTGCGTGGAGAAGACGGCGTGCGTGAGGTACTCGCTCGTGCGGATCGATGCCTCGGGGATCGACGACAGGTCGCCGGATGCGCCCTCGTCCTCGGCGAGCTCGGCGCCGAACGCGCGCGCGACGACCGCGAGGTCCTCGGGGCGGGTGGCCTCGTCGACGCTGAAGCCGAGGGTGTCGGCGTCCACGCGGAGCAGGTTGACCCCGCCGTCCGCGGCGGCCGCGAGGATCTCGTCGGCGCGTCCCGGCACGGCGACGCGGACGGTGTCGAAGAACGCGGCGTGGACCGGCTCGACGCCGACGGACGCGAGCGAGCGGACGAGGCGGCGGGCGCCCCGGTTCGCCTGGCGCGCGATCACGCGGAGGCCCTTCGGCCCGTGGTACACCGCGTACATCGAGGCCATGACCGCGAGGAGCACCTGCGCCGTGCAGATGTTGCTCGTGGCCTTCTCGCGGCGGATGTGCTGCTCGCGCGTCTGCAGCGAGAGGCGGTAGGCGGGGTGGCCGGCCGCGTCCTGGCTGACGCCCACGAGGCGGCCGGGCATCTGCCGCTCGAGGCCGGCGCGCACGGCGAGGTAGCCGGCGTGCGGGCCGCCGAAGCCCATGGGCACGCCGAAGCGCTGCGACGTGCCGACCGCGATGTCCGCGCCGAGCTCGCCCGGCGAGGTGATCACCGTGAGCGCGAGCAGGTCGGCCGCGACGACCGCGAGGCCGCCCGCCTCGTGCACGCGCGCGATGACGGCGCTCGGGTCCCAGATGCGGCCGGAGGCGCCCGGGTACTCGATGAAGGCGCCGAACGCGTCGGGCAGCTCCGCGGGATCCACCGTGGCGAGGTCGTGCGCGACCAGCTCGATGCCGAGCGCCGCGGCGCGGCTGTCGAGGAGCGCGCGCGTCTGCGGCAGGGCGTCGGCGTCGATGAGGAACACGGGCGTCTTCGCCTTGGAGGCGCGGCGCGCGAGCAGCATGCCCTCGACGACGGCCGTGGCCTCGTCGAGCATGGACGCGTTCGCGGTCGCGAGGCCCGAGAGCTCGGCCACCATCGTCTGGAAGTTGATGAGCGCCTCGAGGCGGCCCTGCGAGATCTCCGGCTGGTACGGCGTGTAGGCCGTGTACCAGCTCGGGTTCTCGAGCACGTTGCGGGTGATGACCGCGGGCGTGATCGTGTCGTGGTAGCCGAGGCCGATCATCGACGTGCGCACGCGGTTGCGGCCCGCGATGCGGCGGAGCTCGGCGAGGGCGTCGCGCTCGGTCGCGGCCTCGGGCAGCACGGAGTCGCCCTCGGTGCGGAAGCGGTCGACCTGGATCGACTCGGGCACGGCCTTCGCGAGGAGCGACGGGATGGAGTCGTGGCCGAGGACGCCGAGCATGGTGGCGCGGGCCTCGGAGTCGATGCCGATGTGGCGGGCGCCGAACGCGCCGGGCGCGAAGGCGGAGGACTCCTCCGCGATGTCGGGCGCGGAGACGGGGGCGGGAGCGGCCGGGCGCGTGCCGGCGTCGACGGCGGTCACTCGCCCACCAGCGCGACGTACTCGTCGTGGCTGAGGAGCGCGGGGAGGGCCTCGAAGCGCACCTTCACGAGCCAGCCGGCGCCGAACGGGTCGCTGTTGACGAGGTCGGGCGAGGCCACGACGTCGTCGTTGACCTCGGTGACGGTGCCGTCGATGGGCGCGAAGAGCTCGCCGACCGACTTGGTCGACTCGATCTCGCCGACGACCTCGCCGCCGGAGAGCTCGTCGCCCACCGCGGGCAGCTCGACGAAGACGACGTCGCCGAGCTTGTCGGCCGCGTAGGCCGTGATGCCGACGGTCGCGACGTCGCCGTCGACCTGCACCCACTCGTGCTCGGCGGTGTACTGGAGGCTGGTCTGATCGGTCATGCGGAGGCCTTTCGCGAGTAGAAGGGGAGGGTCACGACGGTGGCGGGCACGCGCGTGCCGCGGACGTCGACGGCGAGGCGCGTGCCGGGGGCGGCGAGCGCGGGATCCACGTACGCCATGGCGACGGGGTGGCCGAGCGTGGGCGAGAGGGCGCCGCTCGTGACGATGCCGACGGGCGCGACGGCGCCCTCGGTCGCCTCCATCACGGCCTCGAGGGCGGAGGCGTCGGATCCGGCGGCCTCCTCCTCGTAGACGGGGTAGTCGGCGCGCGGTGCGCGGCGGCCCTCGGTGACGAGGCCGACGAGCACGCGGGCGACCGGATCCGGGCCCTTC
This is a stretch of genomic DNA from Clavibacter zhangzhiyongii. It encodes these proteins:
- a CDS encoding solute symporter family protein, with the translated sequence MATTPTTDTGDPVLNISIFGAFVVITLVIVFRASRNNSTAADYYAAGRSFTGPQNGTAIAGDYLSAASFLGIVGAIAINGYDGFLYSIGFLVAWLVALLLVAELMRNTGKFTMADVLSFRLKQRPVRLAAATTTLAVCFFYLLAQMAGAGGLVSLLLGIDDRLGQSLVIAVVGALMIVYVLVGGMKGTTWVQIIKACLLIAGAAVMTVWVLAIHGFNVSELLGAAAAAADKPVLEPGNQYGATGITKLDFLSLALALVLGTAGLPHVLMRFYTVPTAKEARRSVVWAIWLIGIFYLFTLVLGYGAGALLGSERILAAPGGVNSAAPLLALELGGPILLGIIAAVAFATILAVVAGLTITAAASFAHDVYGSVIKKGQVSANGEVRVARITVVVIGIVSILAGIGANGQNVAFLVALAFAVAASANLPTILYSLYWRRFSTRGAVLSMYGGLGTALVLIAFSPVVSGAETSMIPGADFSWFPLSNPGIVSIPVGFLLGWIGTVTSTRKEDPLVAAEMDVRSLTGHGAEKATEH
- a CDS encoding DUF485 domain-containing protein — its product is MGDAAHPTGDPRPAVDYREVEDSARFRELKRAHRGFVFPLAVAFLVWYFAFVLLSDYAHEFMSTPVIGNVNLGILLGLGQFVTTFAITTWYVSRANSRFDPIAAEIRADLEERERVALDGPRGSTPPRRRKGGRR
- a CDS encoding ABC transporter family substrate-binding protein, with protein sequence MKIRRLAAAGAVIVSGALVLSGCSAPAQQSEVIAGTEITVAWNDPFLEYNNASATGNATANTNIVYLTNQSFNYYDDVPSLQKNTDFGTYEKVSDDPLVVKFTINEGVKWSDGTPVDAADMLLNWAANTTNVNTASTDDVTTNEDGTVSTGDDQVFFNSGAVPDTRLGLVTKTPEIGDDGRSLTYTYDQPYVDWEIATGNGVGVSAHGTTQLAFPDENLSGEDAKKKLITAIQDKDASVLAPVSKVWNDGYRYSDMPTEPQKTLSDGAYTITDLKADQYITLTANKEYTGDRKPKYEKITVRFISDPQAQIQALSNGEVQIASGQPTADLLQQVQGLSGIEYKGQAEGTYEHVDLQVTNGGPFDPAKYGGDAEKAKLVRQAFFKTLPREEILDKLIKPLQEDAELRNSNVYVPGTPDYEASVEENGYKDQKVDIEGAKADLAKAGVTGTIDARVIYGQGNTRRQQEFELMRQSASQAGFNLIDVNSATWGADLSSKTDSYDIALFGWQSVSLGVGESGPNYQTGGINNYYGWSNPEVDSLFKQLDTETDKDKQRELVIQAETIIQQQGWTTPIFQFPGLTAWSDTVTGVKPAFLSPTYFWNYWEWAPADSAAE
- the gcvH gene encoding glycine cleavage system protein GcvH, whose product is MTDQTSLQYTAEHEWVQVDGDVATVGITAYAADKLGDVVFVELPAVGDELSGGEVVGEIESTKSVGELFAPIDGTVTEVNDDVVASPDLVNSDPFGAGWLVKVRFEALPALLSHDEYVALVGE
- a CDS encoding CPBP family intramembrane glutamic endopeptidase, with translation MPDAPSPAVARPAALRPAARRRIRIEVAIVLGLSLGASAVYSVLRIVDLSTRPEALGSQSATINRSLNDRQVFDLLYQLLDVATALVPVALVLFLLWQPGRSAFRRIGLDLSRPGRDVAAGFGLAALIGVPGLGLYLAGRALGITVDVVPTALDSYWWTVPVLVLVALRAALQEEVIVVGYLFTRLGQLGWGRGRLGMWSVILVAAVLRGSYHLYQGYGPFLGNVVMGVVFGWCYVRFGRTAPLVVAHLILDVVSFVGYPVALALLPGVFA
- a CDS encoding ABC transporter permease: MLTFVLRRLVASFFVLLGASFIIYNLAANSGDPLGDLRENPSPNRDALIAARVDLLDLDVPSPLRYFLWLGGVFKVFIGQIDLGKAIDGREVNDLIANAAGQTIQLVTIATLIAVIIGVSIGMTTALRQYSGYDYTVTFASFLFFSLPIFFVAVLLKQYVAIGFNDFLVNPSIPPVLIVVLSLVSGFVWMSIIGGDPKPRLVVFGSATVITAAVLIYLLATDWFTRPGLGIVLIAALGALIAVLITSLSTGLRNRRAFYSALAMAALGAALWYPLQYVLTVSAPWWITIVLIVAFVVVGVVVGYLVGQNDKPIVARGAGITGGLVALLIIIDRVMQVWPDYVTNTRGRPIATVGAVTPGLNGSVWQGMLDSYTHLLLPTIAILLISVASYSRYSRASLLEVMNQDYVRTARAKGLTERTVIMRHAFRNAMIPVATVIAFDVGSLIGGAVITETIFAWKGMGSVFQDALRTTDLNPLMGFILVTSILTVIFNMLADILYSVLDPRIRVS
- the gcvP gene encoding aminomethyl-transferring glycine dehydrogenase gives rise to the protein MTAVDAGTRPAAPAPVSAPDIAEESSAFAPGAFGARHIGIDSEARATMLGVLGHDSIPSLLAKAVPESIQVDRFRTEGDSVLPEAATERDALAELRRIAGRNRVRTSMIGLGYHDTITPAVITRNVLENPSWYTAYTPYQPEISQGRLEALINFQTMVAELSGLATANASMLDEATAVVEGMLLARRASKAKTPVFLIDADALPQTRALLDSRAAALGIELVAHDLATVDPAELPDAFGAFIEYPGASGRIWDPSAVIARVHEAGGLAVVAADLLALTVITSPGELGADIAVGTSQRFGVPMGFGGPHAGYLAVRAGLERQMPGRLVGVSQDAAGHPAYRLSLQTREQHIRREKATSNICTAQVLLAVMASMYAVYHGPKGLRVIARQANRGARRLVRSLASVGVEPVHAAFFDTVRVAVPGRADEILAAAADGGVNLLRVDADTLGFSVDEATRPEDLAVVARAFGAELAEDEGASGDLSSIPEASIRTSEYLTHAVFSTHRSETGMMRYLKRLSDKDYALDRGMIPLGSCTMKLNAATEMEAVTWPEFQAIHPFAPADDVEGYLELVLQLETWLADVTGYDTVSLQPNAGSQGELAGLLAIRGYHLANGDDARNVCLIPQSAHGTNAASAVLAGMRVVVVACDELGNVDLDDLRAKIAAHRDELAGLMITYPSTHGVYEHEVGAICEAVHEAGGQVYVDGANLNALLGFARFGDFGGDVSHLNLHKTFCIPHGGGGPGVGPVAAKAHLAPFLPGHPQAQRNVHALVQGGVVSTIEHGGAPVSAAPYGSPSILPISWAYVRMMGAEGLKQATGAAVLSANYIAARLRDHYPVLYAGEDGLVAHECILDLRPLTAATGVTVDDVAKRLVDYGFHAPTMSFPVPGTLMVEPTESEDLAEVERFIAAMIGIKQEADSVAAGEWPADDNPLRNAPHTAESVIAGEWTHAYTRERAVYPVSTLVRDKYWPPVRRIDQAYGDRNLFCACPPPEAFA